A section of the Leptotrichia sp. HSP-342 genome encodes:
- a CDS encoding transposase, protein MNIYIDETGFNEYYYREYGWSKRGISVEGKKRGLRYSRINLVAGKIGNALIGSMIYKETMESEFFEEWFREILLRDIEKLGKKVLIVMDNARFHRRNILEKIIKGTGHCLLFLPPYSPDLTPIEKLWANMKKKLKGIAHNFNTLEEAVTSVLFNKLVQF, encoded by the coding sequence ATGAATATCTATATTGATGAAACAGGCTTTAACGAATATTACTACCGTGAATACGGCTGGAGTAAAAGGGGAATATCTGTTGAAGGGAAGAAAAGAGGATTAAGATATTCAAGAATAAATCTGGTTGCTGGAAAAATAGGGAATGCACTGATAGGAAGTATGATATACAAGGAAACAATGGAAAGTGAATTTTTTGAAGAATGGTTCAGGGAAATACTTCTAAGAGATATTGAAAAATTAGGGAAGAAAGTTCTAATAGTGATGGATAATGCCAGATTTCATAGAAGGAATATATTAGAAAAGATAATAAAGGGGACGGGGCATTGTCTATTATTTCTTCCGCCATATTCGCCGGATTTAACTCCAATAGAAAAATTATGGGCTAATATGAAGAAAAAATTAAAAGGCATAGCCCATAATTTTAATACACTGGAAGAAGCAGTTACTTCTGTTTTATTTAATAAATTAGTTCAGTTTTAA